From the genome of Lasioglossum baleicum chromosome 13, iyLasBale1, whole genome shotgun sequence, one region includes:
- the LOC143214790 gene encoding glycerol kinase 3 isoform X1, whose protein sequence is MLEQSGWKQKRLTIGICSINSEMNKNESTSRYGPLIGAIDEGTSSAKFLVFAANTAEVLTYHQVAITQSYPKEGWVEQDPIEILKAVKECLYQTVFNLRQLTIDPRDIVAVGITNQRETTVVWDSVTGEPLYNAIVWMDMRATSIVDDILKKIRNQNKDYLKPLCGLPISPYFSALKLKWLLQNVPRVQEALEKKRCMFGTIDSWLIWNLTGGSDFGVHATDVTNASRTMLMNITTLKWDPTLLSFFDIPLEVLPEIRSSSEIYGYIQDEILAGVPISGCLGDQQAALVGQMCLQKGQAKSTYGTGCFLLYNTGTAIVDSSHGLLTTVAYQLGPQAAPIYALEGSVAIAGTVIQWLKDNLGILSDVKESETLVEQTPTDNRITFVPAFAGLYAPYWRKDARSVICGITEDTNSTHIVKAALQAVSFQTKDVLEAMRKDTGLTLSKLLVDGAMTNNNLLMQMHADICGMPVVRPLMCETTALGVAIAAGSAEGIRKWDVKGDAAVPSDIFLPSITENERDILYVQWKKAIDRSLGWEPMTNINDNTKSIHKATAPGIFMISTIILLMFAKYHAML, encoded by the exons GACAAGTAGCGCAAAATTTTTG GTGTTTGCCGCAAATACAGCAGAGGTATTAACATATCATCAAGTTGCCATAACCCAGTCATATCCAAAAGAAGGATGGGTCGAACAAGATCCTATAGAAATCCTGAAGGCAGTTAAGGAATGTCTCTATCAAACCGTATTCAATTTAAGACAACTTACCATAGACCCCAGAGATATAGTTGCAGTCGGTATAACAAACCAAAGAGAAACCACAGTTGTATGGGATTCTGTTACAGGAGAACCATTGTATAATGCTATAG TATGGATGGACATGAGAGCCACTTCAATAGTAGATGATATATTAAAAAAGATACGCAACCAAAACAAAGATTATCTGAAACCACTTTGCGGTCTGCCAATTAGTCCTTATTTCAGTGCTTTAAAGTTAAAGTGGTTGTTACAGAATGTACCTCGCGTTCAAGAAGCATTAGAAAAGAAACGATGCATGTTTGGCACGATTGATTCCTGGTTGATTTGG AACTTAACTGGAGGCTCAGACTTTGGTGTTCATGCTACCGATGTTACTAATGCTTCGAGAACGATGTTAATGAACATCACAACTTTAAAATGGGATCCAACTTTGTTATCATTTTTCGATATACCTTTAGAAGTTCTACCAGAGATCCGTAGCTCATCCGAAATCTATGGTTACATTCAGGATGAGATCTTGGCTGGAGTTCCAATATCAGGG TGCTTAGGCGATCAACAAGCAGCACTTGTGGGTCAAATGTGTCTACAAAAGGGTCAAGCAAAAAGCACTTACGGCACTGGTTGTTTTCTTTTATACAACACTGGAACTGCT attgtagattCATCTCATGGCCTGTTGACAACAGTGGCTTACCAATTAGGACCACAGGCTGCTCCTATATATGCTCTTGAAGGATCGGTGGCAATAGCTGGTACTGTTATCCAATGGTTAAAAGATAATCTTGGAATATTGTCAGATGTAAAAGAATCTGAAACTCTAGTTGAACAAACTCCTACTGATAATCGTATTACATTTGTGCCTGCATTTGCTGGATTATATGCTCCATATTGGAGAAAAGATGCAAGAAG TGTTATATGTGGAATTACAGAGGACACGAATAGCACCCATATCGTGAAAGCAGCATTGCAAGCTGTATCATTTCAAACGAAAGATGTTTTAGAAGCTATGAGAAAAGACACAGGATTAACTTTGTCGAAATTGTTAGTAGATGGTGCAATGACGAACAATaacttattaatgcaaatgcaTGCTGACATTTGTGGAATGCCAGTTG TCAGGCCATTAATGTGTGAGACTACTGCACTTGGAGTTGCAATAGCTGCTGGAAGTGCAGAAGGCATACGTAAATGGGATGTAAAAGGTGATGCAGCTGTACCAAGCGATATCTTCCTACCTTCGATAACAGAAAATG AACGGGACATATTGTATGTACAATGGAAAAAGGCTATCGATCGGAGCTTAGGTTGGGAACCAATGACAAATATCAATG ATAACACAAAGAGTATTCATAAGGCAACTGCTCCCGGTATTTTTATGATAAGTACAATAATTTTACTTATGTTTGCCAAGTATCATGCTATGTTGTGA
- the LOC143214790 gene encoding glycerol kinase 3 isoform X2, producing the protein MNKNESTSRYGPLIGAIDEGTSSAKFLVFAANTAEVLTYHQVAITQSYPKEGWVEQDPIEILKAVKECLYQTVFNLRQLTIDPRDIVAVGITNQRETTVVWDSVTGEPLYNAIVWMDMRATSIVDDILKKIRNQNKDYLKPLCGLPISPYFSALKLKWLLQNVPRVQEALEKKRCMFGTIDSWLIWNLTGGSDFGVHATDVTNASRTMLMNITTLKWDPTLLSFFDIPLEVLPEIRSSSEIYGYIQDEILAGVPISGCLGDQQAALVGQMCLQKGQAKSTYGTGCFLLYNTGTAIVDSSHGLLTTVAYQLGPQAAPIYALEGSVAIAGTVIQWLKDNLGILSDVKESETLVEQTPTDNRITFVPAFAGLYAPYWRKDARSVICGITEDTNSTHIVKAALQAVSFQTKDVLEAMRKDTGLTLSKLLVDGAMTNNNLLMQMHADICGMPVVRPLMCETTALGVAIAAGSAEGIRKWDVKGDAAVPSDIFLPSITENERDILYVQWKKAIDRSLGWEPMTNINDNTKSIHKATAPGIFMISTIILLMFAKYHAML; encoded by the exons GACAAGTAGCGCAAAATTTTTG GTGTTTGCCGCAAATACAGCAGAGGTATTAACATATCATCAAGTTGCCATAACCCAGTCATATCCAAAAGAAGGATGGGTCGAACAAGATCCTATAGAAATCCTGAAGGCAGTTAAGGAATGTCTCTATCAAACCGTATTCAATTTAAGACAACTTACCATAGACCCCAGAGATATAGTTGCAGTCGGTATAACAAACCAAAGAGAAACCACAGTTGTATGGGATTCTGTTACAGGAGAACCATTGTATAATGCTATAG TATGGATGGACATGAGAGCCACTTCAATAGTAGATGATATATTAAAAAAGATACGCAACCAAAACAAAGATTATCTGAAACCACTTTGCGGTCTGCCAATTAGTCCTTATTTCAGTGCTTTAAAGTTAAAGTGGTTGTTACAGAATGTACCTCGCGTTCAAGAAGCATTAGAAAAGAAACGATGCATGTTTGGCACGATTGATTCCTGGTTGATTTGG AACTTAACTGGAGGCTCAGACTTTGGTGTTCATGCTACCGATGTTACTAATGCTTCGAGAACGATGTTAATGAACATCACAACTTTAAAATGGGATCCAACTTTGTTATCATTTTTCGATATACCTTTAGAAGTTCTACCAGAGATCCGTAGCTCATCCGAAATCTATGGTTACATTCAGGATGAGATCTTGGCTGGAGTTCCAATATCAGGG TGCTTAGGCGATCAACAAGCAGCACTTGTGGGTCAAATGTGTCTACAAAAGGGTCAAGCAAAAAGCACTTACGGCACTGGTTGTTTTCTTTTATACAACACTGGAACTGCT attgtagattCATCTCATGGCCTGTTGACAACAGTGGCTTACCAATTAGGACCACAGGCTGCTCCTATATATGCTCTTGAAGGATCGGTGGCAATAGCTGGTACTGTTATCCAATGGTTAAAAGATAATCTTGGAATATTGTCAGATGTAAAAGAATCTGAAACTCTAGTTGAACAAACTCCTACTGATAATCGTATTACATTTGTGCCTGCATTTGCTGGATTATATGCTCCATATTGGAGAAAAGATGCAAGAAG TGTTATATGTGGAATTACAGAGGACACGAATAGCACCCATATCGTGAAAGCAGCATTGCAAGCTGTATCATTTCAAACGAAAGATGTTTTAGAAGCTATGAGAAAAGACACAGGATTAACTTTGTCGAAATTGTTAGTAGATGGTGCAATGACGAACAATaacttattaatgcaaatgcaTGCTGACATTTGTGGAATGCCAGTTG TCAGGCCATTAATGTGTGAGACTACTGCACTTGGAGTTGCAATAGCTGCTGGAAGTGCAGAAGGCATACGTAAATGGGATGTAAAAGGTGATGCAGCTGTACCAAGCGATATCTTCCTACCTTCGATAACAGAAAATG AACGGGACATATTGTATGTACAATGGAAAAAGGCTATCGATCGGAGCTTAGGTTGGGAACCAATGACAAATATCAATG ATAACACAAAGAGTATTCATAAGGCAACTGCTCCCGGTATTTTTATGATAAGTACAATAATTTTACTTATGTTTGCCAAGTATCATGCTATGTTGTGA
- the LOC143214793 gene encoding testis-specific serine/threonine-protein kinase 3, translating to MATASVTNNKSPVHDDDENDEEKGRKLTVLESHGYCLGKTIGAGSYATVKVAKSDRHACQVAVKIISKFQAPGEYLKKFLPREIEVVKGLKHPNLIRFLQAIETTHRVYIIMEYAKNGSLLDIIKRDTYIDELRSRRWFRQLLEAIDYCHGRGIVHRDVKCENLLMDSNFNIKLSDFGFARGQMVPRNGIAPLSETFCGSYAYASPEILKGIPYLPQLSDVWSMGVVLYAMVYGRLPFDDTNYNQLLKQVESKVSFPKSPAVSPACRSLISRILVPQRTRLRIDNIRNDAWLAAAHVTAQTSTTDTFMDVSNADAIVQIVENERINKNATDTRAPVNETKPPDLNKTNTT from the exons ATGGCAACTGCTTCAGTAACAAATAATAAATCTCCAgtacacgacgacgacgagaatGATGAAGAAAAAGGGAGGAAATTAACAGTTCTTGAATCACATGGTTATTGTCTTGGTAAAACGATAGGTGCCGGTTCTTATGCTACCGTGAAA GTTGCGAAATCTGATCGACATGCTTGTCAAGTAGCGGTGAagatcatttcaaaatttcaagcgcccggcgaatatttaaaaaaatttttgccgCGAGAGATTGAAGTAGTTAAAGGTTTGAAGCATCCAAatttaattcgttttttacaaGCAATTGAAACAACTCATCG tgTATACATTATTATGGAATATGCTAAAAATGGTAGCTTGCTGGACATAATAAAACGAGATACATACATTGATGAACTGCGTAGTCGTAGATGGTTTCGGCAATTGTTGGAAGCGATTGATTATTGCCACGGACGTGGTATagtgcacag gGATGTAAAATGTGAGAATCTTTTAATGGATAGTAATTTTAACATCAAATTATCTGATTTCGGATTTGCACGAGGACAGATGGTACCAAGAAATGGAATTGCTCCATTGAGTGAAACGTTTTGCGGAAGTTATGCTTACGCTTCACCTGAAATATTAAAAGGAATCCCGTATTTACCTCAATTATCCGATGTATGGTCCATGGGTGTAGTACTATATGCAATGGTTTATGGTCGACTTCCGTTCGACGACACAAATTATAACCAACTTCTAAAG CAAGTAGAAAGTAAAGTTTCATTTCCAAAATCGCCAGCAGTTTCCCCAGCTTGTCGTTCCCTTATTTCTCGTATTCTTGTACCGCAACGAACGCGATTACGCATTGATAATATAAGAAATGACGCCTGGCTTGCTGCAGCCCACGTCACAGCTCAAACATCTACTACTGATACTTTTATG GACGTTTCAAACGCAGATGCGATAGTACAGATCGTAgaaaatgaaagaattaataaaaatgcaACTGATACAAGAGCTCCAGTCAATGAAACTAAGCCACCCGatttaaataaaacaaataCAACCTAG